CTTTTTCTAATCTTCCCATCTTTTTGCCcccatttctccttttcctttacttttcgCTTTTCCCCCACTTTTCCCCCTTTTAACCTTTCCCCCCCCGTCACCCCCTGCAGTACGTGGAACACAACAAGGCCTCTGACAATGACTGGTTCCGCCTCGAGTCCAACGCGGAAGGCACGCGGTGCGTAGGTGGGCGGGGCTTAGGTCAGGGGCGTGGCTTGAGTTGATTGGGCGGAGCTACGGGGAGACCGGGCCAATCGGGGGCGGGGTTTCAGTCAGTGGAGGTGGGACTAGAATAATTGGGGCGGGGCTTCAGGCCTTGGGGGCGGGGCGTggggctgcactgcagtgcaTGGAGCCCCCCTGGGACCCCCAACCCCCAGACCTGATttcctccccccttcccccacCAGGTGGTCCGGGCGCTGTTGGCACATCCATGAGCTGCTCAAGTATGAATTTGCCATTGAGTTTGAGGTGAGTGCggctggggggggggagggacgCGAGCTGCTCCCCTTCCTCAGTGTCCCAAGCTGTGCTGTTCCACCCCCCCAACCCCCCAGATCCCGGTGACGTACCCCAACACTGCTCCTGAGATCGCCATCCCAGAGCTGGATGGGAAAACGGCCAAAATGTACAGGTTGgtgaggggggaggggggggcaGATCCTACAGTGGGTTTGTGCTCGGTTTTGGGGAGGGGGCTTCGTGTTTTGGGGCAATTTGCTCCTTTTTGGGGGTTATGTGCTCATTTCAGGAGGGATTTTGTAGCGGGGGGCAGCACGTTTGGGAGGGATGCTCATTCAGAAGAGAGGATTCCCTTTCTGGGGGGATTTGCTCTTTTTGGGGGGGGTTGG
The DNA window shown above is from Meleagris gallopavo isolate NT-WF06-2002-E0010 breed Aviagen turkey brand Nicholas breeding stock unplaced genomic scaffold, Turkey_5.1 ChrUn_random_7180001951727, whole genome shotgun sequence and carries:
- the UFC1 gene encoding ubiquitin-fold modifier-conjugating enzyme 1 yields the protein PFPPRHPLQYVEHNKASDNDWFRLESNAEGTRWSGRCWHIHELLKYEFAIEFEIPVTYPNTAPEIAIPELDGKTAKMYRGGKICLSDHFKPLWARNVPKFGLAHLMALGVSV